One Peromyscus leucopus breed LL Stock chromosome 6, UCI_PerLeu_2.1, whole genome shotgun sequence genomic region harbors:
- the LOC114683198 gene encoding LOW QUALITY PROTEIN: mRNA-decapping enzyme 1A-like (The sequence of the model RefSeq protein was modified relative to this genomic sequence to represent the inferred CDS: inserted 1 base in 1 codon), protein MESVSRAGREMSLAALKRRDPYITSIADLSGHVALYTFCPKANQWEKADIEGPLFVYRRSASPHHGFTILNRLNMHNLVEPVNKDLEFQLHEPFLLYRNASLSIYSIWFYDKNDCHRIAKLMADVVKEETRRSQQAAQEKQSPSQANGCNDQRPIDILEMLSRAKDEYERNQMGGSNISSPGLQPSTQLSNLGSTETLDETPSGLQDKSAPSGHKHLTEEELFGTSLPKEQPSAVGLESEDVEKPPGDDEQSAGAPQSENLGVHSVAPHTVQPDVTAPVLITPASIAQSGEKHAPSYTVPLSPVLSPALPAEAPTTQVPHLPRNSTMMQAVKTTPXQKTPLLSQPVPELSPFRAPVSLSSPAGTSLPSVDLLQKLRLTPQHDQIQAAPPPPPVPLGKGTVAPGFSSAAGRLATPESFLEPPSKTAAARAVPSASLSNMVLAPTLQIAGPALVTAATTAVSSILLSPSVSQQTVPRSTDLERKASSPSPLTVGTPENQRKPSIILSKSQLQDTLIHLIKNDSGFLSTLHEVYLQVLTKKKDSHNL, encoded by the exons ATGGAGTCGGTGAGTCGAGCAGGGCGTGAGATGAGTCTGGCGGCCTTGAAGCGACGCGACCCCTATATCACCAGCATCGCAGACCTTTCGGGCCACGTCGCGCTCTACACTTTCTGCCCTAAAGCCAACCAGTGGGAGAAGGCTGATATAGAAGGTCCGCTATTTGTGTATCGAAGGTCCGCTTCACCTCACCATGGTTTCACCATTCTCAACCGACTGAACATGCACAACCTGGTCGAACCAGTGAATAAAGATTTGGAATTTCAGCTCCACGAACCATTTCTTCTGTATAGAAATGCAAGCTTGTCGATATACAGTATCTGGTTTTATGACAAGAATGACTGTCACCGCATCGCAAAACTCATGGCTGATGTGGTCAAAGAGGAGACACGGAGATCCCAGCAGGCTGCTCAAGAGAAACAGAGTCCCAGCCAGGCCAATGGCTGCAACGACCAGAGGCCCATCGACATCCTGGAGATGCTCAGCAGGGCCAAGGATGAGTATGAGAGGAATCAGATGGGCGGCTCAAATATCTCCAGCCCTGGGTTACAGCCAAGCACTCAGCTCTCCAATCTGGGAAGCACCGAGACACTAGACGAGACACCCTCTGGGTTACAAGATAAGTCTGCTCCATCGGGTCACAAACATCTGACAGAAGAAGAGTTATTTGGAACCTCTTTGCCAAAGGAGCAACCATCAGCTGTGGGTCTCGAGTCAGAAGACGTGGAGAAGCCGCCCGGAGATGACGAGCAGTCAGCGGGCGCGCCGCAGTCTGAAAACCTGGGTGTCCATTCTGTTGCTCCCCACACAGTCCAGCCTGACGTCACCGCCCCCGTGCTCATCACTCCCGCCTCCATTGCCCAGTCAGGGGAAAAGCATGCCCCAAGCTACACCGTCCCGCTGAGCCCGGTCCTCAGTCCTGCTCTGCCAGCCGAAGCTCCCACCACACAGGTTCCTCACTTACCTCGGAATAGCACCATGATGCAAGCAGTGAAGACCACAC GACAGAAGACTCCACTCCTGAGCCAGCCAGTTCCTGAGCTAAGCCCCTTCAGAGCCCCAGTGAGTCTGTCAAGCCCCGCTGGAACATCCCTCCCCAGCGTTGATCTGCTCCAGAAACTCAGGTTGACCCCACAGCATGACCAAATACaggccgcgccgccgccgccgccggtgcCGCTTGGAAAAGGTACAGTGGCACCTGGCTTTTCCTCAGCAGCTGGCCGGCTGGCCACCCCTGAGAGCTTCCTAGAGCCTCCCTCTAAGACGGCAGCAGCCAGAGCAGTGCCCTCAGCCTCCCTGAGCAACATGGTGCTTGCTCCAACCCTTCAGATTGCAGGCCCTGCGTTGGTCACTGCAGCAACCACAGCAGTGTCTTCTATCCTGCTGTCCCCCAGTGTGTCCCAGCAGACAGTCCCCAGGTCCACAGACCTGGAGAGGAAAGCaagctctccctctcctctcactgtTGGAACGCCAGAAAATCAGAGAAAGCCTTCCATTATTCTCAGCAAGTCTCAGCTCCAGGACACACTGATACATCTAATAAAGAATGACTCTGGCTTCCTCAGTACACTTCATGAAGTCTACCTGCAGGTGTTGACCAAGAAGAAGGACAGCCACAACCTATGA